A genome region from Coprococcus phoceensis includes the following:
- a CDS encoding zinc-ribbon domain-containing protein — protein MANYINGLQIHMLSCHCKNCSGYIFIKGKNDLKSTHPQIAKEWSEKNYPLQPDEVNAKSRKNVWWHCRKCGNEWKSVINARVKGTVCPVCAEREVLAGYNDLATTDKQLLTEWDYELNKLKPTEVSRNSAKRAWWQCRYGHSWSMKINERTVLGKGCRICEQEYLSLFPALVISYYANLKGLKVELGSDRLFGIPLDVYIPLEQVAIQVNTDSEKIDVLKDHLCKQREIKLIKLPMKPNEAETDYAQRIKAAFQSVHIFISSDTQEDVRIIRKTFENWRSSR, from the coding sequence TTGGCGAATTATATCAATGGTTTACAGATACATATGCTCAGCTGTCACTGCAAGAATTGCAGTGGATATATATTTATAAAAGGAAAGAATGACCTAAAAAGTACACACCCACAGATAGCCAAAGAATGGTCAGAGAAAAACTATCCTCTGCAACCGGATGAAGTCAATGCAAAGTCGAGGAAAAATGTATGGTGGCATTGCAGGAAATGCGGTAACGAGTGGAAGTCGGTTATCAATGCTCGTGTGAAAGGAACGGTCTGCCCTGTTTGTGCAGAGCGAGAGGTACTTGCCGGATACAATGATTTGGCTACGACGGATAAGCAGCTTCTGACAGAATGGGATTATGAATTAAATAAGTTGAAGCCGACGGAAGTTTCAAGAAATTCAGCAAAGAGAGCATGGTGGCAATGCAGATACGGTCATTCTTGGAGTATGAAGATAAACGAGCGTACTGTTCTCGGAAAAGGGTGCAGAATATGTGAGCAGGAGTATCTGTCGTTGTTCCCGGCTCTTGTAATCAGTTATTATGCCAATTTGAAAGGATTGAAAGTTGAACTTGGCTCTGATAGGTTATTCGGCATTCCACTTGATGTATATATTCCACTGGAGCAGGTTGCCATTCAAGTGAATACGGACTCGGAGAAGATAGATGTTTTGAAAGACCATCTTTGTAAGCAACGGGAAATCAAACTCATTAAGCTACCGATGAAGCCAAACGAAGCGGAAACCGATTATGCACAGCGTATCAAAGCAGCATTTCAGAGCGTACATATATTTATATCTTCCGACACACAAGAAGATGTCAGGATAATAAGGAAAACATTTGAGAACTGGAGGAGTAGCCGATGA
- a CDS encoding ClbS/DfsB family four-helix bundle protein yields MRTYENKDELKNEINKSFAKYISEFNDIPEHLKDKRIDEVDRTPAENLAYQVGWTTLVIKWESDERKGIPVNTPSDNFKWNQLGELYQWFTDTYAQLSLQELQWIYIYKRKE; encoded by the coding sequence TTGAGAACATATGAGAATAAAGACGAGCTTAAAAACGAGATAAATAAAAGCTTTGCAAAGTATATTTCAGAATTTAATGATATTCCGGAGCATTTAAAAGATAAGAGAATTGATGAGGTCGATCGAACTCCGGCAGAAAATCTTGCTTATCAGGTTGGCTGGACAACTCTTGTTATTAAATGGGAATCAGACGAAAGAAAGGGTATTCCTGTCAATACTCCTTCGGATAATTTTAAGTGGAATCAGCTTGGCGAATTATATCAATGGTTTACAGATACATATGCTCAGCTGTCACTGCAAGAATTGCAGTGGATATATATTTATAAAAGGAAAGAATGA
- a CDS encoding tyrosine-type recombinase/integrase, translating to MYEKYLEQLEEAGKIRNLKERSINCYKNYVSYFLKYQAKPPEELTCQDVRNFLLAKKEEGLRATTLNLYNSAIRFFYRNVLHILWDDITVPRMILEHKLPTVLTVDEIDRLLEAVDDIKYRAMFATMYSSGMRVSEVLHLHYDDISRSNMQIHVRDTKNRMDRYTILSKRCLDILTQYWFEKGRPRGILFPNKFTGNYLTVSTLEQVMRRAVSDAELPKKATPHCLRHSFATHLMEQGVERQNIQALLGHRDPKSTEVYLHVSNKSLMGIQSPFDRKEGADYE from the coding sequence ATGTATGAAAAATATTTAGAACAGCTTGAGGAAGCCGGAAAAATCCGTAACCTCAAAGAGCGTTCCATCAACTGCTATAAAAACTATGTTTCTTACTTTCTGAAATATCAAGCGAAGCCCCCTGAAGAACTTACCTGCCAGGATGTCAGAAATTTTTTGCTTGCCAAAAAAGAGGAAGGACTAAGAGCCACAACTCTGAACCTTTATAATTCGGCTATCCGTTTTTTCTATCGGAATGTCCTGCATATCCTTTGGGATGATATCACAGTTCCACGTATGATTCTGGAACACAAGCTTCCGACCGTACTGACTGTTGATGAAATAGACCGTCTATTAGAAGCTGTTGATGATATCAAATATAGAGCCATGTTTGCAACGATGTATTCTTCCGGGATGCGGGTTTCTGAAGTGCTCCACCTTCATTATGATGATATTTCCCGTTCAAATATGCAGATCCATGTCCGGGATACGAAGAACAGGATGGATCGCTATACAATTCTTTCTAAACGGTGTCTGGATATCCTTACACAATACTGGTTTGAGAAAGGACGTCCCCGTGGGATCCTGTTTCCTAATAAATTTACTGGTAATTACCTGACAGTCAGTACACTGGAGCAAGTGATGCGACGGGCAGTATCCGATGCTGAACTTCCAAAGAAAGCAACTCCACACTGTCTCCGTCATAGCTTTGCAACTCATCTGATGGAGCAGGGAGTAGAACGGCAGAATATTCAGGCACTGCTTGGACACCGTGACCCAAAATCCACGGAAGTTTATCTTCATGTCAGCAACAAATCCCTCATGGGAATCCAAAGTCCCTTTGACAGGAAAGAAGGTGCTGATTATGAATAA
- a CDS encoding Type 1 glutamine amidotransferase-like domain-containing protein — MKLFLCSHFSSVGSLIKEEIENKKVAFIPTASLREGYTGYVGSARKLFKKLGAIVTEIDISTEAYSTIQSVFEDADVIYFTGGNSFFLMDQLRKTRTDGLLKKELVNGKLMIGESAGAIICAPSIQYIEQMDEKPEDYSQEDDAGLDLIDFYVLPHYLTAPFKKVTEKIMTEFSDLNLCPINNHQGIVIDGEGSRVICKD; from the coding sequence ATGAAACTATTTTTATGTTCGCACTTTTCAAGTGTAGGAAGTCTGATAAAAGAAGAAATTGAAAATAAGAAAGTCGCATTTATTCCAACAGCTTCGTTGCGTGAAGGCTACACCGGTTATGTCGGCTCGGCTCGAAAATTATTCAAAAAGTTGGGAGCAATCGTAACTGAAATTGATATTTCAACGGAGGCTTATTCAACGATACAGTCTGTTTTTGAAGATGCAGATGTGATATATTTTACCGGCGGAAATTCTTTCTTTCTTATGGACCAACTTCGTAAAACAAGAACTGATGGGTTGCTGAAAAAGGAATTGGTAAATGGAAAATTGATGATCGGCGAGTCGGCAGGCGCAATTATATGCGCTCCAAGCATCCAATATATCGAGCAAATGGATGAAAAGCCGGAGGACTACTCACAAGAAGATGATGCAGGGCTTGATTTGATTGATTTCTATGTTCTTCCGCATTATCTTACAGCACCATTTAAGAAAGTTACCGAGAAAATAATGACTGAGTTTTCGGATTTGAATCTATGCCCTATTAACAACCATCAGGGAATTGTAATTGATGGTGAAGGTTCAAGGGTTATTTGCAAAGACTAA